Proteins from a single region of Primulina tabacum isolate GXHZ01 chromosome 5, ASM2559414v2, whole genome shotgun sequence:
- the LOC142546281 gene encoding LOW QUALITY PROTEIN: RNA polymerase sigma factor sigF, chloroplastic-like (The sequence of the model RefSeq protein was modified relative to this genomic sequence to represent the inferred CDS: deleted 1 base in 1 codon) gives MEAVSSLISSPPQFFSRTHVRSCSASSSSVSLLPDQATPTLSSPSTIARYSPSSVLIQDQRGETRTSLWSKEENTVEETSDRRLVVMAPAFPYNEDNNYLATGRYVKDLGLQSQHWPSLSYLWPSLNRKELPSQRAMTSVSSKGETLIGVEADRVVALAREALSACKEAASIVKDTNLFESHLYCPSDLTGLANTSLRHKRMVRSTRLLERRTKQRRLPELNIEVQEIKHHRKPESSGKNGGFDSNDTLQMFLGGPETRQLLTAKEEAELISKIQELMKLQEVRSRLQTQFSREPTLVEWAAAIGISCQALRSELHLGNRSREKLIYANFRLVVHIAKQYQGRGLNFADLLQGGSIGLMRSVEKFEPRVGCRFATYAYWWIRQAIRKTLFQHSRTIRLPENVYGLLSKVFEAKKVCVQRGNHNPKKEDIAACAGMTVERLESLLYTARMPVSMQQTIWMDQDTTFQEITADPSIEAPESSAEKQLMRQHVRNLLGILNPRERKIIKMRFGMEGGTQRSLSEIGTGVGLTKERVRQLECRALYKLKQCLDSHGLAAYTDMLV, from the exons ATGGAGGCAGTGAGCAGCTTGATTTCTTCGCCCCCACAATTCTTCTCCAGAACCCATGTCAGAAGTTGCTCTGCCTCGTCTTCCTCTG TTTCTCTGCTTCCTGATCAAGCAACTCCGACTCTTTCCTCTCCATCTACTATTGCTCGATATTCTCCGTCTTCAGTACTCATTCAGGACCAACGTGGTGAAACAAGGACGTCATTGTGGTCAAAAGAAGAAAATACAGTCGAG GAAACATCGGATAGAAGACTGGTGGTAATGGCACCTGCATTCCCATATAATGAAGATAACAACTATCTTGCTACTGGTCGGTATGTGAAAGATTTGGGCCTTCAATCGCAGCACTGGCCATCATTATCGTATCT ATGGCCATCGTTAAACAGAAAAGAACTACCCTCACAAAGGGCAATGACATCCGTTTCAAGTAAAGGAGAGACATTAATAGGTGTAGAAGCAGACCGTGTTGTTGCACTTGCAAGAGAAGCTTTATCTGCATGCAAGGAGGCAGCATCAATTGTAAAAGATACTAATCTTTTCGAGTCCCATCTTTACTGCCCGTCTGATCTAAC AGGTCTAGCCAACACTTCTCTGCGGCATAAGAGAATGGTGAGGTCAACACGTCTCCTGGAGAGGCGAACGAAGCAGAGGAGGTTGCCAGAGCTAAATATTGAGGTTCAGGAGATTAAGCATCATAGGAAGCCGGAATCAAGTGGAAAAAATGGAGGATTTGATTCTAATGATACCCTTCAAATGTTCTTAGGAGGACCAGAAACAAGGCAGTTATTGACTGCCAAAGAAGAGGCAGAATTGATATCGAAGATACAG GAGTTAATGAAACTACAAGAAGTGAGAAGTAGGCTTCAGACTCAGTTTTCCCGGGAACCGACACTAGTTGAGTGGGCTGCAGCCATTGGTATTAGCTGCCAAGCCTTGCGGTCAGAGCTTCACTTG GGTAACCGTAGCCGGGAGAAGTTAATTTACGCCAATTTTCGCTTGGTGGTTCACATTGCCAAGCAGTACCAAGGGCGTGGGTTAAACTTCGCAGATCTTTTACAG GGAGGAAGCATTGGTCTTATGAGGAGTGTTGAAAAATTCGAGCCCAGAGTAGGTTGCAGATTTGCGACTTATGCCTATTGGTGGATTCGGCAAGCAATAAGGAAAACCCTGTTTCAGCACTCTAGGACGATCCGCTTGCCG GAAAATGTCTATGGCCTCCTGTCGAAGGTCTTCGAAGCTAAGAAAGTATGCGTTCAGCGAGGCAATCATAACCCAAAGAAAGAGGACATAGCAGCATGTGCTGGCATGACAGTTGAGAGACTGGAGAGCTTGCTTTATACAGCTCGAATGCCTGTCTCAATGCAGCAGACCATATGGATGGACCAAGATACAACATTTCAG GAAATCACTGCTGATCCGAGTATCGAGGCCCCAGAATCGAGTGCAGAGAAACAACTAATGAGACAACACGTTCGAAATCTCTTGGGCATTCTCAATCCGAGGGAGAGGAAAATAATCAAGATGAGATTCGGCATGGAAGGTGGCACACAGAGATCCCTGTCGGAAATTGGTACTGGTGTTGGGCTAACAAAGGAACGAGTTAGACAACTGGAGTGTCGAGCACTGTACAAACTGAAACAGTGTCTTGACAGCCATGGACTAGCAGCGTATACAGATATGCTCGTTTAG
- the LOC142546282 gene encoding AT-hook motif nuclear-localized protein 1-like encodes MEMDDKESTESGSPGRNSDSESPLSSGGAFVGHGGGAGGGGIPGVMSMAVDMGVEKTEGVMNTSAIAVGGGATGGGGVTGGGVVGGGVVGGGGGNGELTMSGKKKRGRPRKYDENGNLRPSYMKSQPVPALHPGFTLSTPPTYEYSSGSKRGRGKALGSGKWQILASLGELFANTAGGDFTPHVVTVYTGEDVAGKILTFAQRGPGGICVLSANGSVSNVTIRQPGSSGGLLTYEGRFEILTLTGSYTISENGKMKSQAGGLSVSLASPDGRVIGGGVAGSLMAANPIQVVVGSFVPNIMKMRKTKHNSEPRVAPPVQVTPPTVTAAIPISQAAPENDTYPMPATQLPLQIQGIADNPNSSSADTPDWNGSGPSFDHQKLYPDINISVPFDEH; translated from the exons ATGGAAATGGATGACAAAGAGAGCACAGAGTCTGGTTCTCCGGGTCGTAACTCGGATTCAGAGTCACCACTTTCCAGTGGTGGTGCTTTTGTTGGTCATGGAGGCGGCGCTGGGGGAGGAGGGATTCCGGGAGTGATGAGCATGGCAGTGGACATGGGAGTGGAGAAAACTGAAGGGGTGATGAATACATCTGCGATAGCAGTTGGTGGTGGGGCCACAGGAGGCGGCGGAGTGACGGGTGGCGGTGTTGTCGGCGGCGGTGTTGTGGGTGGTGGTGGTGGGAATGGTGAACTAACGATGAGTGGTAAGAAGAAGAGAGGCAGGCCGAGAAAGTATGACGAAAATGGTAACTTGCGGCCGTCGTACATGAAATCCCAGCCGGTTCCGGCGCTGCATCCTGGATTCACTCTATCAACACCGCCGACTTATGAGTACTCTTCTGGTTCGAAAAGGGGCCGGGGTAAAGCTCTGGGTTCTGGGAAATGGCAAATTCTTGCTTCACTTG GTGAGTTGTTCGCTAATACGGCAGGAGGGGATTTTACACCGCACGTTGTCACTGTGTATACAGGAGAG GATGTTGCAGGGAAGATCTTAACTTTTGCTCAGAGGGGTCCAGGAGGGATTTGTGTTCTTTCTGCCAATGGATCTGTTTCTAACGTTACAATACGCCAGCCTGGTTCTTCTGGTGGTCTATTGACATACGAG GGTCGTTTCGAAATATTGACTCTAACAGGTTCATACACCATCTCCGAAAATGGTAAGATGAAAAGTCAGGCCGGTGGATTAAGTGTTTCACTGGCTAGCCCCGATGGCCGTGTTATAGGTGGCGGTGTAGCTGGATCACTTATGGCAGCTAATCCAATCCAG GTCGTGGTTGGAAGCTTTGTGCCAAATATTATGAAAATGCGTAAAACAAAGCATAACAGTGAGCCCCGAGTCGCCCCTCCAGTCCAGGTCACTCCGCCTACCGTTACAGCAGCTATACCTATATCACAAGCAGCACCAGAGAACGACACTTACCCGATGCCAGCAACACAACTGCCACTGCAAATTCAGGGAATAGCAGATAACCCAAATTCTTCATCGGCTGATACCCCTGATTGGAACGGTTCTGGGCCGAGTTTCGATCACCAGAAACTCTATCCCGACATTAATATCTCTGTACCTTTTGATGAGCATTAA